In the Triticum aestivum cultivar Chinese Spring chromosome 2B, IWGSC CS RefSeq v2.1, whole genome shotgun sequence genome, cccgcgctactactacgtctgttagtagtagcgtgggtgccaCCCGCGCCACTACTAttaatttcaaaaacaaaaaaattctcgATCGCGTGCGTGCTGTCAATGGCAACAATGGTTCGATCCAGCAAAGACAGGGGTCGCCGGAGCTGCAGAAGGGCAGCGGCAGTCCAGATCCAGCGCCGGCTGCTGCAGAGGGCCCGGATCTATGGCCGAGCAAGGCggcggcgtggggctcctcttcgCAGCCAAGGCAGCGAGCTCCTGGTCGTCCATGGAGACGACCTGCACGGGCAAGGACATGAGAGGGTGAGTCAAACTAGAGGgggggagagaaaaagaaaaacgagggagagaagaaggagatgGAGGTAGCAGCGGGGTTGGTCGCCAGTGGTGAGGTGCTCCGGCGTGGTGTCATGGAGATGcggggaagaccggcgagctccGGGACAccagcggcgcgaggcggcggcctcttttggcgccatggaggaggaggcgcgcatgcgaatgaggtccatgtgagagcttatggagagagagagggggggagagtgaCGGGGAAGAGGAAGGAGATGGGGATTTCAGGGCTCTTCAAAAATCATATAATTAGTAGCAGcgtgggtttataaccctcgctactactatcaacttagtagttgcgcgggtttatacccctcgctactactatggcatgtcccggggggcatgatagagaccgcttagtagtagcgagggataaAAATCCGCGCTAGTACTAACAAAtcagtagtagcgaggggtaaaaacctgcACTACTAGTAAGTaccagtagcgaggggtataaacccgcgctactagtaagcatctgcctataaggtttttcctagtagagTGTTTCACTTGATTATTAAGCAGAATCTGCCGCAGTCTAGTTCTTCAGAATTTTGGTTGTTACAAAGGGAAATGAACCGGGCCTTGAGCCTGATTAGGATGAGCATTTTCCTATTTTTCGCCTTTTCGGTGATGGCGAACCTGCCCGGCTCGTTAATCATTGTGTATAAGTTTCTTTCTACAAAAGTGCATCGTGATACAACTTTTATATCTCAGAAGAAAAGATTTCTCACAACAAAAGAAACCCTAGTTAATAGAATTAAGAAAACTTAGTTGATAGAACAACAAGTTGGCAATACAGAACATATTAATGCATGAATGACATAATGGTAAGACGGGGTCAAAGCTGGGCACACAATTGTACAACCAGGCATGTATACAACATAAACATAAAACTTTTGTGCAATTCCAAGGATTATTTGCATGGTACACCATAACGGAAAATACAGAGGTTTTGTTTTACATAATGATAAGTACACACATTACATGTACACACATTACATTATGCAACCATCGATTGCTTCTTTGTTTCTGCACACATGCAATGTCATAACATTACAAGAGAACCGAACGTAGCGCCAGAAACATGTAACATACACTAGTTCCAGATACATTTTATTGACACATAAATGAGAAAACGTGTATTAAATCTATTTAATTGGATCATATATAGAGATGTGCAGCCAATCGCGGTGTAGCTTGCAGAACAAGGGGCTCAGCTAGTGCAACACCCGCATTGCGTTCTTGGAGACTGATACTCTTAACGCCGGGAAGCTTTGTCCAAGTGAATCCCTGCAACATCCTTGCGAACAACATCATTGTCATAGAGGTACCAAGTGAAATCCCAGGACAACCCCTCCTCCCACTGCTAAATGAAATGAAACGTAGGCCTGGATCAATGAGAAGTACATTCGCAGTGTTCAAATGCCTCTCAGGCTGAAACTCCAGTGGTTCAGTCCAGATCTTGGGATTGCGGCCAAGTCCAAGCCAGCTTAAAAGTATGTGGCTATCCTTGGGGATGGTGTAGCCAGCAATAGTTGTGTCTGCCATGGCGACATGGGGTGCGTTAAGAGCATGGTATGGGTGTAAGCGGAAGGCCTCCCGGATGCACGATTTGAGATAGTTTAGCTGAGGAATGTCAGACTCCTGCACCAGTCTATCTTTACCGACGACAGCATCGAGTTCCTCTGTTGCTTTCTGCATGATCTCTGGCATGTTCATCATCTCAGCAAGTGCCCACTCAACCGCATTAGATGGGTTATCGACTGCTGCAAACATCATTTCCTACATCCATAGATTTGAGAATAAATAAAGTAATCAGTATAACGCAACAGAAAAGGTCAATACATGTATAATATGGATCGAAGAACAATGAATGAACTTTTTATTGAGGTTAAAATGACATACTAACCGCTGTTTGTGCTCTAATCTCTTCTAGGGAAAGCATTGGTTGTCCCTCTGCATCTTTAAGATGAACCAGGACGTCCAGAAAGTCTCTGGCCTCTTTCTTTTCACCAAATTTCTCAAGAGTGGATGACCTTTCGCGGATTCGCTCCTCTATAATAGGATCATGCAACCGGTTAGTTGTTTGCATGGCATCCTTGGAAACCTTTTCATGGCCATCCAGGTCGAGGCCTATGAGGGTTGGGAAGTAGTCGGACATGCAAAAGATGTAGAGATGGTTGAGGACCGTGAAGAGAGCGGCAACATGTGCCACCTCATCATGTCCAGGCCAACTAGCGGATGAAGCTGGTAGGTCACTGAAGTATCTTTTACCGAACACAAGCCTTCTTATCATGTTACCAACGTAGTGTTGGGTTACATGACGAATGTTGACAATGTTGATTGGACATTGCCATGTCGCTGGAAAGAGTTTTATTAATGTACCTCACAAGGTGGTCGTACTCCTCTTTCCGGAGGTGGTGGAGCTTTCCCTCCATGGACGAGGCGAGGATCTGAACGGTGAGGACACGCCTCATCTTCTTCCACTGCTCTCCTTGTGGTGAGAAGATGGAGCCCTTGTACCCGAAGCTGAATAAGCCTGAGGCGAAGGTGGTGGGACGGGAGGCGAAAACTTCATCTTTTGTTCGCAGTACCTCACAGACTATCTGTGGGCATGCCACCACAATGACATGAGTAGCCCCAAGACGGAGGCACATGATGTCTGTTTTCATCTCCTTGAGCAGGCCATGGATCCACCGGAATACTGCTGGCTTGTTCAGAATCAGCTGGTGCATGTTACCGATGATGGGCAGCGTGACAGGCCCCGGGGGCAGCCTGCCTCGTCGCCCACGTTGCTGCTGGGACAGTAGCACTCTTATATTCTTCAAGACAAAATACACCAGCAAAGTCACCATGATAACAAGAGTACCAAGATTCATCTTTGGATGAGCTGGGAAGGGTGTTATATGGAGTAGGATAGAAGGCAATTTGTGGAACAGATCAGTAATAGACAGATGTTTCAAGACTTGTGCTTGAGGACAGTCTTGCTTGGTGCATCTAAGTCTGTTAGTCCTCCGGGTATTTATAGGACAACCGGGGAGCCCGCATCCTTGACCTACATATAATCACGTCAGTTAGAGACTCGTTTCATTACCCCACATGGCCACATATACCATTCATGTCTAGAAGAATCATGCCTCGTGCACTTTCAATGCATTTCGGAGAGTTCACCTTCTTTTGGTTAGTAGGAAAATTAATTTATAGAGAGCAAATCAAGTTAATGCTGGCAAAAAATATGCAGCTCTCAGTTAGACATCTTCATGAGCTCTTCCAAATGCCATTGTCAGAGAAGGCCTTTGCTGAGCTAGCTCATTTGGAGTAGAGCATTTCCTTNNNNNNNNNNNNNNNNNNNNNNNNNNNNNNNNNNNNNNNNNNNNNNNNNNNNNNNNNNNNNNNNNNNNNNNNNNNNNNNNNNNNNNNNNNNNNNNNNNNNNNNNNNNNNNNNNNNNNNNNNNNNNNNNNNNNNNNNNNNNNNNNNNNNNNNNNNNNNNNNNNNNNNNNNNNNNNNNNNNNNNNNNNNNNNNNNNNNNNNNNNNNNNNNNNNNNNNNNNNNNNNNNNNNNNNNNNNNNNNNNNNNNNNNNNNNNNNNAGAGGCCGGGGGTGCATCCTCCTGTTCTAAAAATAAATAAGCTCCTCTAgtagatttttctttttttccaAAAATGAGGGAACACCTCCGACCTCTATATCGGTTGATGCACACAGACGTCTCCTGTTTGACTGTCAATTACATTTGCCCTGGTAACAGCAGTGCTGCATGCTCGTAGTCCTCGAAGTTGACTGGGTAACAGTAAAAATGCCCTAAAATGTGTGTTATTCATGGCTCCTGGTTGGCGTCTCTTGGTCCAGATGACAGTTCGGTCTTGCTTTGGAATCTTGTACGTTCACTGTCCGGAGCCATTCTCCTCCACACACACACGCGCAATAGCTGCAGGTAGCACATGATGCACGAGTGTCGCTGTTCCGGTCTATATCTAGTGTCAGTACTGCTTCCATGAGCGTGCGGAAGATCACTGTTGACGAGTTATTACACATGCATATTGCTCGCTAATTGACATCCACGCATACATAGCTCGTGTGATACGTGAGTTAAGGGCAGAGAACCAGAATCCTATTACCCTTTCTCTTATAAGTAGTGCTGTCGATCATTCTGACGTCCACCTTCTAGATGGAAAATAGCTATAGGTTCGttttttttgggatttttttttACTGCATTCCGCCTCTCCATCCACCGGTACACACATCTAGAAAACGTTTGTTACCCTCAGAGATAGAGATAAATAACTTTGGTTCAAACGAACAATGGCTTGCTTTGTATTTCAatccacattgttttatatatcACTTCTTCTTCGATGCAACCCCCTAAACACAACGACGGCTCAGATCACTCCGATCGCCCGTCCATGTGACTACCTCGTCAGCCCATGTCGCCCCGTCAACCCGCGTGGCGTCGGTTCCCGAGGCCCCCTATCGTCTCCCGAGGCCGCCGCCATTACTGAGAGAGCAACACCGGCCGGCCGGCCGCCTACCAGCAATGTCGCCCGGTGGGCTATAAAAGGCCCCGTCGTCCTCACCCCGCCGTCCACACCCAACGCTCTCCAAGCCCCCATCGTCCTCACCCCACCACCCACACCCCGACGCTCTCCAAGCCCCTCTCCCGATGATGCGTTCTacgacggcggcggcagctccgGTGGCGGAGGGGACGGAGACAACCGCAGCTCCTGGTCGTCGAGCCTCGGCAAGACAGAGACGGAGGACCGGTTTGGCCTCCTCGTGCCGCCAGGGTGCCACCTCCCCCACAACCGGTTTGGCTCAAATCACTCCGGACGCCCGTCCACGTACCTACCTCGTCAGCCCGCGTGGCGTCGGTTCCCGAGGCCCCCTGTCAGGCCGTCGCCATTACTACGGAGTAACACCGGCCGCCCGTCTGCCTACCTGCGCTGTCGCCCGGTGGGCTCTAAAAGGCCCTGTCGTCCTCACCCCGCCGTCCACACCCAACGCTCTCCAAGCCCCTCTCCCGATGATGCGTTCTACGACGGCAGCAGCAGCTTCAGTGGGGGAGGCGACGGAAAGAACCGCATCTCTTGATCGTCGAGCCACCGCAAGACAGAGATGGAGGAGCTCTATCGGTTTGGCCTCCTCGTGCCGCCATGGTGCCACCTCCCCCACAACTGCAGGATCGACAAGGACGGCTACCCGATGTTGGTCCCCGGCGCCACGACGGAGGAGCACCGCACCCACCCGGGCGGTCGGTGCAACATTATCGACCATCAGTAGTTTCGGCACGACAAGAGCCTCCCGCCGGAGCAGCTCGTCCGCCAAGAGGATGATGACCTTGAAGACACGTCGGGGTACCTTGTCGCTCTCCGGACATCACAGGCAGCAGCGGCAGTGGAAGAGGAGGGCGCGGTATAGAGGCCTCCCATTGGTCCGCGGACGCGTCCGCTTCTGATTTATCATCCTCTCTCGGCCCGTCTCTGGTGACCGGTCATACAAGAACACGAAAATCATGGTACTTGGGGAAATCCTACATTTCTAATCAACACGATGATGCTTCAAGCGTCGTCGGAGGGCGTGTAGATCGGCGTTTTGTCTTTTGGTGGATCCATCCGGTCTTCGTTCTATGTGTCTTTGATCTATGCTtgtcttcatcggcggcggttgcttttctggtgcgctggtcctatgcgCACGACGGCTGCTCCTCTTTTTCAAACCAAACGCACTCCTCCTCCCACGATTGATTCCCCAACCACCACCGCTCTCCCcctctgccccgccgccgccccaaccccaactccggcggcctcctctccctccagcgccgccgctccaCCCTCAgcttctctcctctcctctcctctcctctcccaagggaggggaggagaggggatgggatgggatgggaggagaggggaggggagggacggcTCCAGATCGAGTTACGCGCAGATCCAAAGCGGCACCGGCGCGATGTCCTACACCCATGGATGTCCTCGAGGTCGGCCATGAAGGTCCGACCCGACCCatggatggatggacggatggGGGCAGAACCCTAGCCCCACACCCACCCATGGATGGATGGGATGTGGTGGCCCTCGACGCCGGCGACGGGCTGCAGCACCTAGACGCCAGAGGTACGCCCTCCATCCTCctcccctcttctttttcttctggaTTTTCTGCAGCCAGGCCATCACAATGGAAGGAGACCATCGCCATGGACGGCCCTTCCCTCTGTTCGACAAGGCAGGACAGCGGCCAGATCCAAGACCAAGCCCACCGGCCATGGCGGCGCGAGCGCCCAGATGCAGGACGGCTCCGAATCCTAACCGCAGCACCTCCGCCGGCCCACACCACCAAGGGGCTTCACCACAGGGACGCCTGCAGCAGCCTCCGCCCTTTCCTTGTGCTCTCTTTCTTGTCTTTCTTGGTGATGATGCaaattcctcttcttcttcaccactgCAACTCGAGTTGGCAGCAATCCTTCATTTACTCGTATGCAAGCATTAGAAACAGCCAAATTTGGCAGCCATTCCATTTGTTTTCTTCCAAGGTCAAACTTCAAAGCTTGTGGTCTGCTCACCTTCAACCGCAGCAGCATCCGCTTCTCCAGCTTCAACCTGTCTCTTCCGCTGCTACCACCGCTCCGCTCCATGCCTTTATCCTGCCAAGGAGCGCGGACGCCGCTCGGGGTGACGTGGCTGCTGTTGCGCCGAGCAGCAGAGGACGCTACTCTCCGTGCGCCCGGCAACATCCTCTTGCAGGCAGCACATCCTCGCTGCTAGCTAGTCATTGGATTATGCACTGTCGTCAATATGATGATGGATTCACCACCCACTATCAGGTTTCCTTACCAACCGATGAtacatgtgtgtgcgtgtgtagAAAGAAAGAATAGTGCATGATTGCCTGACTTGGTGTAATGCCAGCCTTTATAATGTTCTATGCGATGGATCCGCCACCCACTATCATGTTCCGTTGGGTTTCTTCTTAGGAATTTCTTTTGTTGGCTCTGTACGAACGGGGTTCAGTCCTCAAGTTATCATGAATATGCCACGTGCCAGCCGACACAATGGAAGGTATCTCTCTTCTCTCACTTGTCCAATATTGCTTACTGCACGCGGCATACATGTAAACTTTATATTGAAATAATATGGCTCGTTTAGTTAACCAAATCATCGGTTTAACATAGTGTTAGACTTCTGAACCGCCGTTTTGTTCACTATAGTCAGCGGAGTAGAGCACGCTTGTGGACAGATAGGATAGGATTTCAGTGTGGTTGTGCGCATGCTATGTTTACGGACGCGGCTCGTCTGCAGTGCCTGCCGTACGGGCCAAAATCAACCATTCATTCACTTTCCATCCCATCCAACGGACTTCTGCTGCTCACCAACAAACGAATAGGAGGGTCCAACGAACTTGCTTGTTTCTCTATACTCTGAATCTTCTCGCGCCAAAAATTGAGCTGCAGCAGTTTGGTCGCCGTCAAGCtgccgccgccgtcatcaccacCACGTTACGTCCAACGTTGCCGCCTCCGCGTCGTCACCGTCGAGCTGCAGCCGCTGCGTTACCGTTGAGCCACTGTCGCCGCCATGTCGGTTGATATGCCGCAGTTGCATCGCATCCCATCCTCTATCTGGTCCTCTGAATTCTGAAGTGCCCCAAGTTTGCTAGTGGTCTCTAGGTACAGCCATGCAAGGAACCAAAATTTGCAGGTACAGCCGTGCCAAGCACAATCTGAATATAGCAGTTTTCAGTTTTCTCAGGGAAACTGAAGTGCACTCTACTAACAGAGTACTGAAATTAGTGTACGCTGGGCATAAATAAATAACTTAAAAATAGAACTGTAGTATTTATACTGCATCTCACTCACGTATTCAGATTAGGGGATCGATGATGATTTTCGGTTTTTACCTATGGAGATCAAACGTGACTCCTTGTCTTAGATCGCAATGTGTACGtgtacgcggcggcggcggctgctcgaCGGGCGAAGCGGCGGCCGCTGCTCGACGGGTGACGCAGCCGCCGCAGATCCGTTGAATTTGACGCGGCGGCAGCGGCAGGAGCTTAACACGAACTTGGTTCTACGCGGCGATGAGCAGCCCACGTGGTGTCGGTTCCCGAGGCCCCCTATCGTCTCCCGAGGCCGCCGCCATTACTGAGGGAGTAACACCGGCTGGCCGGCCGCCTACCTGCATTGTCGCCCGGTGGGCTATAAAAGGCCCCGTCGTCATCACCCCGCCGTCCACACTCGACGCTCTCCAAGCCCCCATCGTCCTCACCCCGCCACCCACACCCCGACGCTCTCCAAGCCCCTCTCCCGATGATGCGTACTACGACGGCGGCAGTAGCTCCGGTGGCGGAGGGGGTGGAGACAACCAGAGCTCCTGGTCGTCAAGCCTCGGTAAGATAGAAACGGAGGACCGGTTTGGCCTCCTCGTGCCGCCAGGGTGCCACCTCCCCCACAACCGCCACGGCGAAGGAGCACCGCACCCACCCGGGCGGCCGGTGCAGCATTATCGGCCATCAGTAGTTTTGGGACGGCAAGAGCTACGACGTCGTCAGCGACCACTTTCGGAGGGCGGCAGCCGACACATCCCTCATGTCCAGTG is a window encoding:
- the LOC123040005 gene encoding tyrosine N-monooxygenase-like — translated: MNLGTLVIMVTLLVYFVLKNIRVLLSQQQRGRRGRLPPGPVTLPIIGNMHQLILNKPAVFRWIHGLLKEMKTDIMCLRLGATHVIVVACPQIVCEVLRTKDEVFASRPTTFASGLFSFGYKGSIFSPQGEQWKKMRRVLTVQILASSMEGKLHHLRKEEYDHLVRYFSDLPASSASWPGHDEVAHVAALFTVLNHLYIFCMSDYFPTLIGLDLDGHEKVSKDAMQTTNRLHDPIIEERIRERSSTLEKFGEKKEARDFLDVLVHLKDAEGQPMLSLEEIRAQTAEMMFAAVDNPSNAVEWALAEMMNMPEIMQKATEELDAVVGKDRLVQESDIPQLNYLKSCIREAFRLHPYHALNAPHVAMADTTIAGYTIPKDSHILLSWLGLGRNPKIWTEPLEFQPERHLNTANVLLIDPGLRFISFSSGRRGCPGISLGTSMTMMLFARMLQGFTWTKLPGVKSISLQERNAGVALAEPLVLQATPRLAAHLYI